In the Candidatus Kryptobacter tengchongensis genome, one interval contains:
- a CDS encoding dihydroorotate oxidase B, electron transfer subunit: MIIKEIAKITLSEPVAENIYRIEILAPEISKSSKPGQFINIKISESFDPFLRRPFSIYNTIDDKIQIIFSAIGKGTKILSNLKPNEKIDIIGPLGNGFNVDDNFDTAIIVAGGLGVAPFPFLTKILKEKNKDVISFVGAKSKNQLVLNGLENVFVATDDGSFGYKGTVIELLRSNILNTDTKNSSSIFKIFGCGPTPMLKALIVLCDELNLNCEISVEAPMACGTGLCQGCAVKSRYGTYKLACKDGPVFNSKEVLL; encoded by the coding sequence ATGATAATTAAAGAAATTGCAAAGATCACCTTAAGCGAACCTGTAGCAGAAAATATATATAGAATAGAAATTTTAGCCCCAGAGATCTCAAAATCTTCAAAACCAGGGCAGTTTATAAATATAAAGATATCTGAAAGTTTTGACCCATTTCTGCGGAGACCATTTAGCATTTACAATACAATTGATGACAAAATTCAGATAATTTTTAGCGCCATAGGAAAAGGGACAAAAATTCTTTCAAACTTAAAACCAAACGAAAAAATTGATATAATTGGTCCCCTTGGAAATGGATTCAATGTTGACGATAATTTTGACACCGCTATTATAGTTGCAGGTGGTCTTGGGGTTGCACCATTTCCATTTTTAACTAAAATTTTGAAAGAAAAAAATAAAGATGTAATTTCATTTGTCGGAGCTAAAAGCAAAAACCAACTTGTGCTTAACGGACTTGAAAATGTTTTTGTTGCAACTGATGACGGCTCCTTTGGATATAAGGGAACTGTTATTGAACTTTTGAGGTCAAATATATTAAACACGGACACAAAAAATTCCTCATCTATCTTTAAAATCTTCGGATGTGGACCAACTCCAATGCTAAAAGCACTTATTGTTTTATGTGATGAATTAAACTTAAACTGCGAAATCTCAGTTGAAGCTCCAATGGCATGCGGAACTGGCTTATGTCAAGGCTGTGCTGTAAAGTCAAGATATGGCACTTATAAACTTGCATGTAAAGATGGACCTGTTTTCAATTCAAAAGAAGTTTTATTATGA